Proteins from a genomic interval of Cupriavidus sp. WKF15:
- a CDS encoding alpha-D-ribose 1-methylphosphonate 5-phosphate C-P-lyase PhnJ, whose protein sequence is MSQTHATAAPAAVARDDHYNFGYLDESTKRMLRRALLKAVAIPGYQVPFGSREMPLPYGWGTGGIQVTAAIIGTQDVLKVIDQGSDDTTNAINIRRFFGRVTGVKTTERTAEASIIQTRHRIPESPLRAGQVMVFQVPIPEPLRWLEPSERETRTMHALAEYGSMHVKLYEDIAHHGHIATTYDYPVIVNQRYMMRPSPIPKFDNPKLDRSPALMLFGAGREKRVYAVPPYTSVKSLDFADHPFTVEKWSHCCAQCGATDSFLDEIITDDAGTRMFVCSDTEYCSDRTDRTAAQQAEGAAP, encoded by the coding sequence ATGAGTCAGACCCACGCTACCGCCGCGCCGGCCGCCGTGGCCCGCGACGACCACTACAACTTCGGCTACCTCGACGAGTCGACCAAGCGCATGCTGCGCCGCGCGCTGCTCAAGGCCGTGGCGATCCCCGGCTACCAGGTGCCGTTCGGCAGCCGCGAAATGCCGCTGCCCTATGGCTGGGGCACGGGCGGCATCCAGGTCACAGCCGCCATCATCGGCACGCAGGACGTGCTGAAGGTCATCGATCAGGGTTCGGACGACACCACCAACGCCATCAATATCCGCCGCTTCTTCGGCCGCGTGACGGGCGTGAAGACGACCGAACGCACGGCCGAGGCCAGCATCATCCAGACCCGCCACCGCATCCCCGAATCGCCGCTGCGCGCGGGCCAGGTGATGGTGTTCCAGGTGCCGATTCCCGAGCCGCTGCGCTGGCTGGAGCCGAGCGAACGCGAGACCCGCACCATGCATGCGCTCGCCGAGTATGGCTCGATGCACGTCAAGCTCTACGAGGACATCGCCCATCACGGGCATATCGCCACCACCTACGACTATCCCGTGATCGTCAACCAGCGCTACATGATGCGGCCCTCGCCGATCCCGAAGTTCGACAACCCGAAGCTCGACCGCAGCCCCGCGCTGATGCTGTTCGGCGCCGGGCGCGAGAAGCGCGTCTATGCGGTGCCACCGTACACCTCGGTCAAGAGCCTGGATTTCGCCGACCACCCGTTCACCGTCGAGAAATGGAGCCACTGCTGCGCCCAGTGCGGCGCGACCGACAGCTTCCTCGACGAGATCATTACCGACGACGCCGGCACGCGCATGTTCGTGTGCTCGGACACGGAATACTGCAGCGACCGCACCGACCGCACGGCCGCGCAGCAGGCCGAAGGAGCCGCACCATGA
- the phnK gene encoding phosphonate C-P lyase system protein PhnK, with the protein MSATPLLSVRHLTRTWDGVHGCHDVSFDLYPGEVLCVVGESGSGKSTLLQALSMQAPPQRGSVSYDMRESGLTDLSTLSSARMRLLARTDWGFVRQHARDGLRMQVSAGANIAERLMAVGERHYGDLREIAGAWLEKMEIDLARLDDVPTTFSGGMQQRLQIARNLVTHPRLVFMDEPTASLDVSVQARLLDLLRRLVTDLDLAAILVTHDLAVARLLAHRTLVMQGGRVVEQGLTDQILDDPQHPYTQLLVSSILQG; encoded by the coding sequence ATGAGCGCCACCCCGCTGCTTTCCGTCCGCCATCTCACGCGCACCTGGGACGGCGTGCACGGCTGCCATGACGTGAGCTTCGACCTCTACCCCGGCGAAGTGCTGTGCGTGGTGGGCGAATCGGGCTCGGGCAAGAGCACGCTGTTGCAGGCCTTGTCGATGCAGGCACCGCCGCAGCGCGGCAGCGTCAGCTACGACATGCGTGAGAGCGGCCTGACCGACCTGTCCACGCTTTCCAGCGCGCGCATGCGCCTGCTGGCGCGCACCGACTGGGGCTTCGTGCGCCAGCACGCCCGCGACGGCCTGCGCATGCAGGTCAGCGCCGGCGCCAATATCGCCGAACGGCTGATGGCTGTCGGCGAGCGCCACTACGGCGACTTGCGCGAGATCGCGGGCGCCTGGCTCGAAAAGATGGAAATCGACCTGGCGCGCCTTGATGACGTGCCCACCACGTTCTCGGGCGGCATGCAGCAGCGCCTGCAGATCGCGCGCAACCTGGTCACCCACCCGCGCCTGGTCTTCATGGACGAACCGACGGCGTCGCTCGATGTCTCGGTGCAGGCGCGCCTGCTTGACCTGCTGCGCCGCCTGGTGACCGACCTCGACCTGGCCGCCATCCTCGTCACGCACGACCTGGCCGTGGCGCGCCTGCTGGCGCACCGCACGCTGGTCATGCAAGGCGGCCGCGTGGTGGAGCAAGGCCTGACCGACCAGATCCTCGACGACCCGCAGCATCCGTACACGCAGTTGCTGGTTTCGTCCATCCTGCAAGGCTGA
- the phnL gene encoding phosphonate C-P lyase system protein PhnL: protein MTHAEPKQTMIEVRGLGKMFTLHNQGGIRLPVLRAIDFDAAAGECLVLSGPSGTGKSTLLRCLYGNYLATEGTIRLRDAAAPDAPWVTLSHAPEQVILRLRRDVIGYVSQFLRAIPRVAALDVVADPLQQRGTGRDEARARAAALLERLNLPRRLWDLPPATFSGGEQQRVNIARGLIGGHPILLLDEPTASLDADNRAVVVELIREALAEGRCLIGIFHDDAVREAVATRLLPLQPAAAIA from the coding sequence ATGACACACGCCGAACCCAAGCAAACCATGATCGAGGTCCGCGGCCTCGGCAAGATGTTCACGCTCCACAACCAGGGCGGCATCCGCCTGCCTGTGCTGCGCGCCATCGATTTCGACGCGGCTGCCGGCGAGTGCCTGGTGCTGTCGGGCCCGTCGGGCACCGGCAAGAGCACGCTGCTGCGCTGCCTGTATGGCAACTACCTGGCCACCGAAGGCACCATCCGCCTGCGCGATGCCGCCGCGCCGGACGCGCCGTGGGTCACGCTCAGCCACGCGCCCGAGCAAGTCATCCTGAGGCTGCGCCGCGACGTGATCGGCTATGTCAGCCAGTTCCTGCGCGCGATCCCGCGCGTGGCCGCGCTCGACGTGGTGGCCGATCCGCTGCAGCAGCGTGGCACCGGCCGCGACGAGGCCCGTGCCCGCGCCGCCGCGCTGCTGGAGCGCCTGAACCTGCCGCGCCGGTTGTGGGACCTGCCGCCGGCCACGTTCTCGGGCGGCGAGCAGCAGCGCGTGAACATTGCGCGCGGGCTGATCGGCGGACACCCGATCCTGCTGCTCGACGAGCCGACTGCCTCGCTGGATGCCGACAATCGCGCCGTGGTGGTGGAGCTGATCCGCGAGGCGCTGGCCGAAGGCCGCTGCCTGATCGGCATCTTCCATGACGACGCCGTGCGCGAAGCCGTCGCCACGCGCCTGCTGCCGCTGCAGCCGGCCGCCGCCATCGCCTGA
- a CDS encoding alpha-D-ribose 1-methylphosphonate 5-triphosphate diphosphatase, with translation MSSTYLTHATLVLPDRVLPDSALLIEHGRIAAIEPAAHAVPASAQVFDLRGHTVMPGLIDVHSDAIEKEAEPRAGVMFPLDFAVAQVDRRNAAAGITTPYHALSFASNQFGVRNNDTASTLVRTVAAYRSHSLVDNRIHCRYEVTDASAVPVLEALMAEGVVDLLSVMDHSPGQGQFKTLDAYLSYMMGNHGMSREEAVDAAQKKTAELEGANERVQRLLAAAQGLQIPTASHDDDSPQRIAAMHALGVRMSEFPINVETAQAAAERALPTILGAPNVLRGKSQSGSMRAIDAIHAGVGHILCSDYQPSTLIAAAFAAAQQAGLPLNQALALVTANPADACMLADRGRLVPGARADVIAVAGVAGQPLVTHTWCAGRLVFSAGYPAVQHARVHAPVAVPQAAERELA, from the coding sequence ATGTCTTCCACCTACCTGACGCACGCCACCCTGGTACTGCCCGACCGCGTGCTGCCCGACAGCGCCCTGCTGATCGAGCATGGCCGCATTGCCGCGATCGAACCGGCAGCGCATGCCGTGCCGGCCTCCGCACAGGTCTTCGACCTGCGCGGACACACCGTGATGCCCGGCCTGATCGATGTCCATTCCGATGCCATCGAAAAGGAAGCCGAGCCGCGCGCGGGCGTGATGTTCCCGCTCGATTTCGCCGTGGCCCAGGTGGACCGCCGCAACGCCGCCGCCGGCATCACGACGCCGTACCACGCGCTGTCGTTCGCGAGCAACCAGTTCGGCGTGCGCAACAACGACACGGCCTCCACGCTCGTGCGCACCGTGGCCGCTTACCGCAGCCACAGCCTGGTCGACAACCGCATCCATTGCCGCTATGAAGTGACCGACGCCAGCGCCGTGCCGGTGCTCGAAGCACTGATGGCCGAAGGCGTGGTCGACCTGCTCTCGGTCATGGACCATTCGCCCGGGCAAGGCCAGTTCAAGACGCTGGACGCCTACCTGTCGTACATGATGGGCAACCATGGCATGAGCCGCGAGGAAGCCGTCGACGCCGCGCAGAAGAAAACCGCAGAGCTCGAAGGTGCCAACGAGCGCGTGCAGCGCCTGCTGGCGGCGGCGCAGGGCCTGCAGATCCCTACCGCCAGCCACGACGACGATTCTCCGCAGCGCATTGCCGCCATGCATGCGCTCGGCGTGCGCATGAGCGAGTTCCCGATCAATGTCGAAACGGCTCAGGCCGCCGCCGAGCGGGCGTTGCCGACCATCCTAGGGGCGCCCAACGTGCTGCGCGGCAAGAGCCAGAGCGGCTCGATGCGCGCGATCGACGCCATCCATGCGGGCGTCGGCCATATCCTGTGCTCGGACTACCAGCCGTCGACGCTGATCGCCGCCGCCTTCGCCGCCGCGCAACAGGCGGGGCTGCCGCTGAACCAGGCCCTGGCGCTGGTCACGGCCAATCCGGCCGATGCGTGCATGCTGGCCGACCGTGGCCGGCTGGTGCCCGGTGCGCGCGCCGACGTGATTGCGGTGGCGGGCGTAGCGGGCCAGCCGCTGGTGACGCATACCTGGTGCGCGGGCCGGCTGGTGTTCTCGGCCGGCTATCCGGCGGTGCAGCACGCGCGCGTCCACGCGCCGGTGGCGGTGCCGCAGGCGGCAGAGCGCGAGTTAGCCTGA